The genomic region TGTCCTCGTTGCTCTCCGTGCTTTCAGCGCTGTTGTTCTCCATactttctgtgctgttgttctCCATACTCTCAACACTGGCACTGTCCTCTGTGCTGTTTCCCAGATCAAGGCCCGTGCTAGCTTTGCTATCCTCGCTGCTTATGCTTTCAACGGAATGACTTGGTCCTGCAGTTGCTTCTAGGATTTCATTGGAGATGCTGTTGCTCTCCTCTGATTGGTGTGACTCAGTAGGCCTATCCATAACAGTTGCTTTGACAGCATAAACTTTGAAAAACTGGAAGAAGAAGACATACACCATAAAggtgaaaaagtagcctaccctgACATGCTGATGTTGATGTCATATTTGATAATATTGTGATACAGTTAAATCCAGTGTGTTATTGTGACATGTTTTCAACATACCCTTCGTAGGTTCTCTTTGCTTCCTCTACTGTCATCCCTGGTGACTCCAGTCTCAACTAAATTAAACTGCAAATAACCACAAGCAGACATGTTTTTAAATCACCACATCTCTGATACGTATTTTAATGACCAGGGCATAAGTTAAGTCCTAAATGGCCCTGATGACTCAATCTAATCTTTATTTTGAGATATTTTACCTTGTCTTCAAGGGAGCGACTCTCCTCTGATGTCTATAAAGAAATAATCAAAGATTGTCAAGGTGATGATTCAGTAGGCTAAGTTCAATGATTAGATTAAAAAAGGAATTGTAAGATAATTAAATAGACCTATAGTAATGCAGCCAAGGTAGTGGTAGATTTAGTCCCATTACAACGGGAGCTAAACTGTCAAGCTAATTGTTATAACTGTATGATCAACTGTATATTCAAATAAATCATACCGTGTCTTCCAGGGATTTACTTGGACTCTCATCTGATGTCTGAGTGGGAAGATAGAAATAATGATGAAAGATCTCTTTCCTCAATGTTAAACTAAAGTGTGTAATTATTAGTCAGTTTTATTATCAGAACAAGAGATATGACTTACTAAGCCATTGGATTTAGATTCATCTGACTCGGAAGATTCTGAAGTCTGTGGAAAGATGTAAACAATTAGTTTTGATCATCGTTATGTCCTACCCATGTTGCAGTCCGATCAAGTAGACTATGTTAATAGTGAAAAGCACTCACTGTGTCCTCAGATGTGTTTTCTTGAGAACTCTGGGGAAGGGGGAAAGGCAGCAACTATGATTTAGTGTTcatttattccataaatatttGGCATGCATAGTTGCAGTATAGTTGCAGCAGGCAGTTGTTAATATTTCTAAATCTCACTGATTTCTAGTTGGTCATCTTACCGACTGCTCTGAAGTCTCACTTTGACTGGATGAATCCGACACAGATGCACTCTGGGCCTGTGAAAGACATGACATCCATAGATCAGTACATACCTAAACACATGGCACATGGGGAAGAGATGAGGCAGCCATGTTTTAAGTGTTATGTCACAAGTAGGAGGTGGTATTAAAATAATAGCATGCAGTGTAAATGTTTCATGATAGAGTTGACTGACCTGCTGCTCTGAAGAGACGCTCActtctgatgatgatgatgatgatgatgacgacgacgacgacacAGAGTTACTCTGTTTAAGACATCAAATCAAACGTTACTCCAGTGTGTGAATATAACTATTCAAATGTTCTCAAAGTTGTACATTTTtatttcaggtttttttttctagtaTCAAATAACCTCCATTAATTGATTTCCATGTGTCCCTCTCACCTTCAGCTCGGATGTGTTGCTTTGTTCTGAGGACTCAGATTCAGACGAATTGTGTGCCTGGTGAAGATAAACCAGAGAGTGTCATACTAGACATGCAACAGTTATATGAGTTATCTCAGACATGTTTATTTAAAGCAGAATCAGAACTTGTACTGTGAGTGTTATATTGTGgtttaaaatgcattgtaaaaTATCATAGCTCACATGAGAATGgtatgaactagatgtaccgccgagcggtacaaaatatgaccgccgcccagtccagcacattttttccacaaaaataaatcacgctgaaaggcctatatgattctaactgtctcactaacggttctcaagatattcacagaaaactgtgtctgccctaccctcctttcggggggtccagtacagcgggggggctacagatcaaaacgaattcccgagtgtcccgggaatccttgttggtgtacggtcactaaatgtacacataaattattttattgtaaggccccccatgaacaaaagttcacaaaacttggcatgcattcggggggtgtcataatgatcctacactttcaatttcgtgcagttttgaccatgtcagccagagatattgtggtgaaaacacctaattttttgctttttaatttttaactaggtggctctatacatgaaataagtggtaatgggatgggttgacatgcccccttaagaccaacatacaaaaaaaaggt from Alosa alosa isolate M-15738 ecotype Scorff River chromosome 1, AALO_Geno_1.1, whole genome shotgun sequence harbors:
- the scpp1 gene encoding secretory calcium-binding phosphoprotein 1, giving the protein MRVTVVILCLVGAAMANPIMYNTTMDSKVNPLSGISSVLDSLELTGMPELKAHNSSESESSEQSNTSELKSNSVSSSSSSSSSSSSEVSVSSEQQAQSASVSDSSSQSETSEQSSSQENTSEDTTSESSESDESKSNGLTSDESPSKSLEDTTSEESRSLEDKFNLVETGVTRDDSRGSKENLRRFFKVYAVKATVMDRPTESHQSEESNSISNEILEATAGPSHSVESISSEDSKASTGLDLGNSTEDSASVESMENNSTESMENNSAESTESNEDSEAAVSHESHESKSTECSPGGDQDCDSDSDSDESNMRDIGDAGDPEPFDGLFMPFDTPGELMLRR